One genomic window of Anguilla anguilla isolate fAngAng1 chromosome 13, fAngAng1.pri, whole genome shotgun sequence includes the following:
- the asxl1 gene encoding polycomb group protein ASXL1 isoform X1: MKDKQKRKKERTWAEAARMVLENFSDAPMTPKQILHVIQTKGLKEMRSGTAPLACLVTMLHSQVRGDRVKNSIFFKLPGRMSLFTLKKNALQWTKSAATPEPVDAVAGTGPGAGPGEGAEQESCDSMETVAAGGENDASVDETSSSASCSTEPQTRLSRSTQSGRQRKKAVMMPRVVLTPLKVNGEHVPSGPMKRSRGVEVDFETPGSILVNTNIRALINMRTFAAFPPHSQQQLLHLLPEVDRQVGADGMARLSSSALNNEFFTHASQSWKERLAEGEFTHEMQARFRQEMEKEKKVEAWKEKFFEEYHGQRSGLTREESLKLTVAEAGEGILHGEAGVAVPGVAGPGAAPKRRSVGRRRRDGRMRRRSQADLRRRARRTLCKPPLTPLAEPAEKQPPPLHAQATPSSTPSPASEPTPQGEAVPHPDSASETLPGPASSPAPSPIAAASNPEPEETARLLPETPIPAASSSSSSSSPSSSPSSSSDRQGAFVASSDPPSAVASLADPLDQEASVSTAAGSREGSLAPSPALSPAPSPSPAPSPAQAKEQKRKGEEPHTFTCFPEKRPRVDDCQSFRNTVDCVHSEKPQPTTEELKVPPIRIQLSRIKPPWVKGPPTYQICPRIVPPGEGSRRGGTGARTLADIKARAQQARAQREAAAAVAATGDGAGPGGGGAGPGGGGGAAVPDRGGGRRSREHPGPVEPGGAGGDRAGPGLPAEPHQPGAQLLLPHIEPEGAPEKSPATRTPPPSQLRPQSREEPQNRAQQSPPSPPPPAGGQSEEVPAEAEAGPALADPPPCAREAEPAVRSEDWRNTAAAQDRTATPEDVTPATNRGSVAEGGGLALTSIPDALPRFGARDVDTIRAPTTPTQPPKGGQDVAQGMDIHRTGVVKAPVTPTPSSNGTSDDEGECGKPSAGAGSVGGAEEDTGAHSDSTETASDFENEAAGESPCGWGPESDSASVGLCTPSVIQVCPPDRACHRPLAHASQSQSVIHTHVTNAVHGQPVIQALQNQPIIQASPSSAPHNQPVIQPPPSSAPHNHPIIQPPPSSTPQNQPIIQAPSSNVPHNQPIIQPPPSGVPQNQAIIQPPPSSIPQNKPIIQAPSSGTPHNHPTIQPPPSSAPQNQPIIQAPSSRPLQSQPIIQPPHSSAPQPSVQLQAQPGPVALPPLQMEREKTCMAAPRVAKESDTSAKTEPEQHRTPGKPVAVDDCRAPLKLPSSTPPRKSQSMARPVSLVEANNPLVTQLLQGSLPLEKVLPPPHSASKLEINRLPPQQPGPHPVGPARSHAPPPRFRSPSEASGPLEPADFSAPGHPKTPAVARSSPTAGRGFGSEGRPACLFEEASSRVAAVQHFLSQQGGVAPGAVPVITSLASRRPADFGQNSSAATAAYQSAIAREHPGPQPPQGSAPERATGGVGPLAHCRTTPDAPSPPHGDLCPSEVVPTVKINWRPKPRPQLSPAPPAVKSEIARPPCQALTKNPLGPLGAITKKEVQNCTESRDSFLSGGGGAGGGAMEGLLNMEMSLLRMAKKEQGKPYSRPGDSSSSSPSPSSSSSSSNSSSLPFQVSVQQQLYGKLPKLQQGMAGGVAGAGGGAGAPGFSYTANVSVVDSSGFSRNIADGVLQLRQGGGRQSAALSIQAFADSAAEEVAFKCSCRLKAMIMCQGCGAFCHDDCIGPSKLCVSCLVVR, from the exons GTCCTGGAGAACTTCTCGGATGCCCCGATGACGCCCAAGCAGATCCTGCACGTCATACAGACCAAGGGGCTGAAGGAGATGAG AAG tgGCACAGCCCCTTTGGCCTGCCTGGTGACCATGCTCCACTCACAGGTCCGAGGGGACCGGGTGAAGAACAGCATCTTCTTCAAGCTGCCTGGCCGAATGAGTCTCTTCACACTGAAG AAGAACGCCCTCCAGTGGACAAAGAGTGCAGCCACTCCAGAACCTGTAGATGCTGTGGCGGGAACAGGTCCGGGGGCGGGACCAGGAGAGGGGGCTGAGCAGGAGAGCTGTGACTCCATGGAGACGGTGGCTGCGGGCGGAGAGAATGATG CATCTGTAGATGAGACGTCCTCCAGCGCTTCCTGCTCCACTGAGCCTCAAACTCGCCTCAGCCGATCCACGCAG TCTGGGAGGCAGAGGAAAAAGGCCGTAATGATGCCGCGAGTGGTTCTCACCCCCCTCAAGGTGAATGGCGAGCACGTGCCATCGG GACCCATGAAACGCAGCCGAGGAGTGGAGGTGGATTTCGAGACGCCGGGCTCCATCCTTGTCAACACCAACATCCGCGCCCTGATCAACATGCGCACCTTCGCCGCCTTCCCCCCTCACTCCCAGCAACaactcctccacctgctccctGAGGTGGACCGCCAG GTGGGCGCTGACGGTATGGCTCGTCTCAGCAGCTCAGCGCTCAACAACGAGTTCTTTACACACGCCTCTCAGAGCTGGAAGGAGAGACTGGCAGAAG GTGAGTTCACTCACGAGATGCAGGCCCGCTTTCGCcaggagatggagaaggagaagaaagtGGAGGCGTGGAAGGAGAAGTTCTTTGAAGAATACCATGGCCAAAG GTCGGGTCTGACTCGCGAGGAGTCCCTGAAGCTGACGGTGGCGGAGGCCGGAGAGGGCATCCTGCACGGGGAGGCGGGCGTGGCGGTGCCCGGTGTGGCCGGGCCGGGCGCGGCCCCCAAGCGGCGCAGCGTGGGGCGCAGGCGCAGGGATGGGCGCATGCGGCGGCGGTCGCAGGCGGACCTGCGGCGCAGGGCCAGGCGCACGCTGTGCAAGCCGCCGCTGACCCCGCTGGCCGAGCCCGCCGAGAAGCAGCCGCCGCCCCTCCACGCCCAGGCCacgccctcctccaccccttcccccgCCTCCGAGCCCACGCCCCAGGGAGAGGCCGTCCCGCACCCAGACTCCGCCTCTGAGACCCTCCCTGGCCCCGcttccagccccgccccctcccccatcgcTGCGGCGTCCAACCCCGAGCCGGAGGAGACTGCCCGGCTGCTCCCCGAGACGCCCATTCCTGcggcttcctcctcctcttcctcttcctccccctcctcctctccctcctcctcctccgacagGCAGGGCGCCTTTGTCGCCAGCTCCGACCCGCCCTCTGCCGTTGCCTCCCTTGCCGACCCGCTCGACCAGGAGGCGTCCGTCTCCACGGCGGCAGGCAGCCGCGAGGGCAGCCTGGCCCCCAGCCCCgcgctcagccccgcccccagccccagccccgcccccagccccgcccaggccaaggagcagaagaggaagggggaggagccacacaCCTTCACCTGCTTCCCCGAGAAGAGGCCGCGGGTGGATGATTGTCAGTCCTTTCGTAACACAGTTGACTGTGTTCACTCCGAAAAGCCACAACCCACCACGGAGGAGCTTAAGGTCCCACCTATCCGG ATCCAGCTCTCCAGAATCAAGCCGCCCTGGGTTAAGGGTCCGCCAACCTACCAGATCTGCCCCCGCATCGTGCCCCCGGGGGAGGGCTCCCGGAGGGGGGGGACCGGGGCACGCACCCTGGCAGACATCAAGGCCCGCGCTCAGCAGGCCCGGGCGCAGCGTGAGGCCGCTGCTGCTGTTGCAGCCACTGGCGACGGGGCCGGGccaggcgggggcggggcggggccagggggtgggggcggtgctgCAGTACCGGATCGCGGGGGCGGGCGGCGCTCCAGGGAGCACCCGGGCCCCGTCGAGCCGGGAGGAGCGGGCGGAGACCGGGCGGGGCCGGGACTTCCTGCGGAGCCTCATCAGCCAGGAGCACAACTACTGCTGCCCCATATAGAGCCCGAGGGGGCGCCTGAAAAATCGCCGGCGACccggaccccgcccccctcgcagCTCCGCCCCCAGTCTCGCGAGGAGCCGCAGAACCGTGCGCAGCAgtccccgccctcccctccgccTCCGGCAGGCGGCCAGTCAGAGGAGGTCCCAGCGGAGGCTGAGGCTGGCCCCGCCCTTGCAGATCCGCCGCCGTGCGCCAGGGAAGCGGAGCCCGCCGTGCGTTCAGAGGACTGGCGTAACACTGCGGCGGCCCAGGATCGGACAGCCACACCCGAGGATGTTACCCCGGCAACGAACAGGGGCAGTGTGGCAGAGGGGGGTGGCCTGGCCCTCACCTCAATTCCTGACGCCCTTCCTCGGTTCGGTGCCCGCGATGTGGACACCATCAGGGCCCCGACCACACCCACTCAACCGCCTAAGGGGGGTCAGGACGTGGCGCAGGGCATGGACATCCACAGGACCGGTGTGGTCAAGGCTCCAGTCACCCCCACGCCATCAAGCAATGGGACGAGCGACGACGAGGGGGAGTGTGGCAAACCCAGcgcaggggcggggtcagtgggtggagctgaggagGACACAGGCGCTCACAGCGACTCCACGGAGACGGCCTCGGACTTTGAGAACGAGGCTGCAGGGGAGAGCCCCTGTGGCTGGGGGCCGGAGTCTGACTCCGCGAGCGTCGGCCTCTGCACCCCCAGCGTCATCCAGGTGTGCCCGCCTGACAGGGCCTGCCACCGGCCGCTCGCCCACGCCTCCCAGAGCCAGTCCGTCATCCACACCCACGTCACCAACGCCGTACACGGCCAGCCGGTCATCCAAGCTCTCcaaaatcagccaatcataCAAGCATCTCCCTCCAGTGCTCCTCACAACCAGCCAGTCATACAGCCTCCTCCCTCAAGCGCTCCCCACAACCATCCAATCATACAGCCTCCTCCCTCGAGCACACCCCAGAACCAGCCAATCATACAGGCGCCTTCCTCAAATGTTCCTCACAACCAGCCAATCATACAGCCTCCTCCCTCAGGCGTTCCCCAGAACCAGGCAATCATACAGCCTCCTCCCTCAAGCATTCCCCAGAACAAGCCAATCATACAGGCGCCTTCCTCAGGCACTCCCCACAACCATCCAACCATACAGCCTCCTCCCTCAAGCGCACCCCAGAACCAGCCAATCATACAGGCGCCTTCCTCAAGGCCCCTCCAGAGCCAACCAATCATACAGCCTCCTCACTCCAGCGCTCCTCAGCCCTCCGtccagttacaagcccagccgGGCCCTGTGGCCCTGCCTCCACTccagatggagagggagaagacCTGCATGGCGGCCCCCAGGGTGGCGAAGGAGAGCGACACGTCGGCCAAAACCGAGCCGGAACAGCACAGAACCCCCGGCAAGCCGGTCGCCGTGGACGACTGCCGTGCGCCGCTGAAGCTGCCATCCTCCACGCCACCCAGGAAGAGCCAGAGCATGGCGAGGCCCGTGTCCTTGGTGGAGGCCAACAACCCGCTGGTCACCCAGCTGCTGCAGGGCAGCCTGCCGCTGGAGAAggtcctgcccccaccccactctgccAGCAAGCTGGAGATCAACCGCCTCCCGCCCCAGCAACCTGGGCCCCACCCCGTGGGCCCTGCCCGCAGTCACGCCCCACCTCCCCGCTTCAGGAGCCCCTCAGAGGCCTCTGGGCCTCTAGAGCCGGCCGACTTCTCTGCGCCAGGCCATCCAAAAACGCCAGCCGTGGCGCGGTCCTCCCCCACGGCCGGGCGGGGCTTTGGCTCAGAGGGGCGGCCAGCGTGTCTGTTTGAGGAGGCCTCGTCGCGGGTGGCGGCCgtgcagcacttcctgtcacagCAGGGGGGCGTGGCCCCGGGCGCGGTACCCGTTATAACCTCCCTCGCCTCCCGCCGCCCGGCCGACTTCGGCCAGAACAGCAGTGCCGCCACGGCTGCCTACCAGTCGGCCATCGCCAGAGAGCACCCCggaccccagcccccccagggCAGTGCCCCTGAACGGGCCACTGGGGGTGTGGGGCCTCTGGCGCACTGCCGGACCACACCTGATGCCCCTTCCCCGCCCCATGGCGACCTTTGCCCCTCCGAGGTTGTCCCCACTGTCAAAATAAACTGGCggcccaagccccgcccccagctgtCCCCTGCCCCGCCGGCGGTGAAGAGCGAGATTGCCCGCCCCCCCTGTCAAGCGCTCACCAAAAACCCGCTGGGCCCGTTGGGCGCCATCACCAAAAAGGAGGTGCAGAACTGCACTGAGTCCCGGGACAGCTTCCTGtcaggagggggcggagcagggggcggggccatggaGGGCCTCCTCAACATGGAGATGTCTCTCCTCCGCATGGCCAAAAAAGAGCAGGGCAAGCCGTACTCACGGCCGGGagactcctcttcctcctccccctccccttcctcctcgtcctcaTCCTCCAACTCCTCCTCGCTCCCGTTCCAGGTCAgcgtgcagcagcagctgtacGGGAAGCTTCCCAAGCTGCAGCAGGGCATggcggggggcgtggccggggcggggggcggggctggagcaCCGGGGTTCAGCTACACGGCTAACGTGTCGGTGGTGGACAGCAGCGGGTTCTCGCGGAACATTGCGGACGGCGTGCTGCAGCTGCGGCAGGGCGGCGGGAGGCAGAGCGCGGCGCTCAGCATCCAGGCCTTTGCCGACAGCGCCGCCGAGGAGGTGGCCTTCAAGTGCTCCTGCCGCCTCAAGGCCATGATCATGTGCCAGGGTTGCGGCGCCTTCTGCCACGACGACTGCATCGGGCCCTCCAAACTCTGCGTCTCCTGTCTGGTGGTCAGATAG